The DNA window CAACATCGCCAAGGTGACGACGGCCGTCGCGAACGGCGACCTGTCGCAGAAAATCACCGTCTCCGTGAAGGGCGAGGTGCTGGAGCTCAAGAACACCATCAACACGATGGTGGACCAGCTCCGGGGCTTCGCGTCGGAGGTGACGCGCGTCGCGAAGGAGGTCGGCACCGAGGGCAAGCTGGGCGGCCAGGCCGCGGTGCCCGGCGTCGCGGGCGTGTGGAAGGACCTCACGGACAACGTGAACGTCCTCGCCGACAACCTCACGGACCAGGTGCGCAACATCGCCAAGGTCACGACGGCCGTCGCGAACGGAGACCTGTCGCAGAAAATCTCGGTCGAGGCCCGAGGTGAAATCCTCGAACTCAAGGACACCATCAACACGATGGTGGACCAGCTCCGCGCCTTCGCCGCCGAGGTGACGCGCGTCGCGAAGGAAGTGGGAACGGACGGCAAGCTGGGCGGTCAGGCCGCGGTGCCGGGTGTGGCCGGCACGTGGAAGGACCTCACGGACAACGTGAACAGCATGGCCTCCAACCTCACCGCGCAGGTGCGCAACATCGCGCTGGTGACGACGGCCGTCGCGAACGGCGACCTGTCGAAGAAAATCACCGTCGACGCGAAGGGCGAAATCCTGGAGCTGAAGGACACCATCAACATCATGGTGGACCAGCTCAACTCGTTCGCCTCCGAGGTGACGCGCGTCGCGCGCGAAGTCGGCACCGAGGGCAAGTTGGGCGGTCAGGCCGAGGTGCGGGGCGTGTCCGGCGTGTGGAAGGACCTCACGGACAACGTGAACTTCATGGCCCGCAACCTCACCACGCAGGTGCGCGGCATCGTCAAGGTCGTGACGGCCGTCGCCAACGGTGACTTGCGACAGAAGCTGGTGGTGGAGGCCAAGGGCGAGGTCGCCGCGCTCGCGGAGACCATCAACAACATGACGGACACGCTGGGCACCTTCGCCGAGCAGGTGTCCACCGTGGCCCGCGAGGTGGGCGTCGAAGGGAAGCTGGGCGGACAGGCCCGCGTGCCCGGTGTGGCCGGCACGTGGAAGGACCTCACGGACAACGTGAACTTCATGGCCTCCAACCTCACCACGCAGGTGCGCGGCATCGTGCGCGTGGTGACGGCGGTGGCCAACGGCGACCTCACCCAGAAGCTCATCGTCGACGCGAAGGGCGAAGTCGCCGCGCTGGCGGACACCATCAACAACATGACGGACACGCTGGGCACCTTCGCCGAGCAGGTGTCCACCGTGGCCCGCGAAGTGGGTATCGAAGGGAAGCTGGGCGGACAGGCCCGCGTGCCGGGCGCTCGCGGCACGTGGCGGCAGCTCACCGACAACGTGAACCAGCTCGCCGGAACGCTGACGAGCCAGCTGCGCGCCATCTCCGACGTGGCCACCGCGGTGACGAAGGGAGATTTGACTCGCAGCATCACCGTCGTCGCCGAGGGCGAGGTCGCCGCGCTGAAGGACAACATCAACCAGATGATCGTCAACCTGCGTGAGACGACGCAGAAGAACCAGGAGCAGGACTGGCTCAAGACGAACCTGGCGAAGTTCAGCGGGATGATGCAGGGCCAGAAGAGCCTGGACGCCGTCAGCCGCCTCATCATGAGCGAGCTGACCCCGCTGGTCTCCGCGCACCACGGCGCCTTCTTCCTGATGGACACCGACGGCGGCACGCCGGTGCTGAAGCTGACCAGCACCTACGCGTACCGGGAGCGCAAGCACATCGCCAACCGGTTCCGCCTGGGCGAGGGCCTGGTGGGGCAGTGCGCGCTGGAGCGAAAGACCATCCTGCTCACCCACGTGCCGGCGGACTACATCACCATCTCCTCCGGCCTGGGCGAGTCCGCGCCGCTCAACATCATCGTCCTGCCGGTGCTCTTCGAGGGCGAGGTCAAGGCCATCATCGAGCTGGCCTCGTTCCACACCTTCAGCGTCATCCACCAAATCTTCCTGGACCAGCTCACCGAGAGCATCGGCGTGGTCCTGAACATGATTACGGCGAACATGCGCACCGAGCAACTCCTGCAGCAGTCGCAGGGGCTCACCCAGGAGCTGCAGAGCCAGTCCAAGGAGCTCACCCAGCAGCAGGACGCGCTCAAGCGCAGCAACACCGAGCTGGAGGAGAAGGCCAAGCTCCTGGAAGAGCAGAACCGCCGCGTCGAGGAGAAGAACAACGAGGTGGAGCGCGCCCGCGTCAGCCTGGAGGAGAAGGCCGAGCAGCTCACCGTCATCTCCCGCTACAAGAGCGAGTTCCTGGCCAACATGAGCCACGAGCTGCGCACGCCGCTCAACAGCCTGCTCATCCTGGCCAAGCTGCTGTCGGACAACAAGGACGGCAACCTCAGCACCAAGCAGGTGGAGTACGCGAACACCATCTACGCCTCCGGCGGAGACCTGCTCACCCTCATCAACGAAATCCTGGACCTCTCCAAGGTGGAGGCCGGGAAGATGCAGGTGGAGCCTCGGGACATCGTCCTCACGGAGCTCAACCAGTTCATCGACCGGGGCTTCCGTCCCGTGGCGGAGCAGAAGGGCCTGGCCTTCACGGTGGAGGTGGCGCCGGGCACGCCGTACTCCATCCGCACGGACCCGCAGCGGCTCCAGCAGGTGCTCAAGAACCTCCTCTCCAACGCCTTCAAGTTCACCGACGAAGGCAGCGTGCGGATGACGGTGAAGCTGGCCGACCCGGGCACGAAGCTGGAGCACGAGGTGCTCAAGCGCTCGCGCCACGTCATCGCCTTCTCGGTGGTGGACACGGGCATCGGCATCGCCAAGGACAAGCAGCGCCTCATCTTCGAGGCATTCCAGCAGGCGGATGGCTCCACCGCGCGCAAGTACGGCGGCACCGGCCTGGGCCTGTCCATCAGCCGCGAAATCGCCAAGCTCCTGGGCGGCGAAATCCACGTCTACAGCGAGCCCCGCAAGGGCAGCGTCTTCACCCTCTACCTGCCGCCCGAGTACGTGGCCCCCGACGACGACGCCCTCGCGCTGCCGTCCCCGCTGGAGCCCTTGTCCTCGGTGTCCCTGGACACGCCGCCCTCCACGCCCACGCCGCCGCCCGTGCCGATGGGGCCGTCGCCCGCGGAGAACGGACACGTGCTGGACGCGGCGCTGCCGCCGCCCATGGAGTCACTGCTCCCGCCGCTCGCGGTGGAGGATGACCGCGAGCACATCCGGGACGGGGACCGCGTCCTGCTCATCATCGAGGACGACCTGAAGTTCGCCCGCATCATGGTGCAGCTCGCCCGCGAGAAGGGCTTCAAGGCCCTGGTCGCCACGCGCGGAGACACGGGCCTCTCCATGGCGAATGAGTTCCAGCCGCACGCGGTGACGCTCGACATCCAGTTGCCCGTGGTGGACGGTTGGAGCGTCCTGGACCGCCTCAAGCGCAACGCGCGCACGCGCCACATCCCGGTGCACATCATCAGCGTGATGGACAAGCACCTGGGCAACGCCCAGGGCGCCTTCGGGTATCTCACCAAGCCCGTGAGCAAGGAGGGCCTGGAGCGCGTCTTCAGCCAGTTGGCCAGGTTCCTCGAGCGCACCGAGCGCCGCCTGCTGCTGGTGGAGGACGACGACGTCCAGCGCTCCAGCCTGGTCAGCCTGCTGGCGGACGGCGGCGACGTGCAGGTGACGGCCGTGGCCACCGGGCAGGAAGTCCTCCAGAAGCTGGAGGAGGGCGAGTACGACTGCCTGGTCATCGACCTGCTGCTGCCGGACATGGACGGCATCAAGCTGGTGGAGGAGGTCAAGACGCAGCAGCGGTTCAGGGACCTCCCCATCGTCATCTACACGGGGAAGGAGCTGACGGCGAAGGACGAGGTGCGCCTCAGGCGCTACACCGGCAGCGTCATCCTCAAGAGCGGAACGAAGAGTCCCGAACAGTTGCTGAGCGACACCGCGCTGTTCCTGCACCGGCTGGACCAGAACCTGCCGCCGCGTGCCCGGGCGGCCCTGGCCCAGCGCAGCGAGCAGGCTGCCGAGCTGGTGGGCAAGAAGGTGCTCGTCGTGGATGACGACATGCGCAACATCTTCGCCCTCACCAGCGTTTTGGAGAATCACGGCATGCAGGTGGTGTTCGCGGAGAACGGGCGGGCGGCCATCGAGACGCTCGAACACCACCGTGACGTGGACGTGGTGTTGATGGACGTGATGATGCCGGAGATGGACGGCTATGAGACCATGCGGGCCATCCGGAAGGATGCCCGCTACGCCAGCCTGCCCATCATCGCCGTGACGGCGAAGGCCCTGAAGGACGACCGGGAGAAGTGCATGGCCGCGGGGGCCAGTGACTACCTGCCGAAGCCCGTGGATACGGACAAGCTTTTGGAACTCATCCGTCTCTGGGTGGCGGCCTGAAGGGGTTGAATGATGGTTAGCGCACGACTCCACCTCGACGGACTTGGGACCGACGAGCGCCGCGCCTAGCCTGTCCGGCCAGTGAACGGTCTGGGCATACCGTGCTCCTATTTCAATGACGCCTA is part of the Myxococcus landrumus genome and encodes:
- a CDS encoding HAMP domain-containing protein, with product MHTLLAALRAVQGGDFAVRLPDFPSLPVMDDISRAFNAVVSLNSVMTQETVRVARVVGREGRMGERVSLGEARGDWATSINSINALIGDLVQPTTEVARVLVAVAEGDLTQKMALEIDGQPVKGEFLRIGTTVNAMVDQLNSFAAEVTRVAREVGSDGKLGGQADVKGVSGVWKDLTDNVNLMANNLTAQVRNIAEVSTAVANGDLSKKITVDARGEVLELKSTINTMVDQLNGFASEVTRVAREVGTEGKLGGQAAVPGVSGTWKDLTDNVNFMASNLTTQVRGIVKVVTAVANGDLTQKLMVPSQGEIAALGATLNNMTDTLNVFAQQVTSVARTVGVEGKLGAQAQVPGAAGTWKDLTDNVNLMANNLTAQVRNIADVTTAVAKGDLSKKITVDVRGEVLELKDTINTMVDQLRAFASEVTRVAREVGTDGKLGGQADVKGVAGVWKDLTDNVNSMASNLTTQVRNIALVTTSVANGDLSKKITVDARGEILELKNTINTMVDQLNSFASEVTRVAREVGTHGKLGGQAEVKGVSGTWKDLTDNVNVMASNLTTQVRGIAKVVTAVANGDLTQRLKMEAKGEVAELADTINAMTQTLSIFAQQVTDVARTVGVEGKLGAQAVVPGVAGTWKDLTNNVNLLANNLTDQVRNIAEVTTAVANGDLSKKITVDAKGEVLELKSTINTMVDQLRGFAAEVTRVAKEVGTDGKLGGQAEVRGVSGVWKDLTDNVNFMASNLTSQVRGIVRVVTAVANGDLTQKLVMDAKGEIAALAETINAMTQTLSIFAQQVTDVARTVGVEGKLGAQAEVPGVAGTWKDLTNNVNLLANNLTAQVRNIAEVTTAVANGDLSKKITVDAKGEVLELKSTINTMVDQLRGFASEVTRVAKEVGTEGKLGGQAEVRGVSGVWKDLTDNVNVLAGNLTDQVRNIAKVTTAVANGDLSQKITVSVKGEVLELKNTINTMVDQLRGFASEVTRVAKEVGTEGKLGGQAAVPGVAGVWKDLTDNVNVLADNLTDQVRNIAKVTTAVANGDLSQKISVEARGEILELKDTINTMVDQLRAFAAEVTRVAKEVGTDGKLGGQAAVPGVAGTWKDLTDNVNSMASNLTAQVRNIALVTTAVANGDLSKKITVDAKGEILELKDTINIMVDQLNSFASEVTRVAREVGTEGKLGGQAEVRGVSGVWKDLTDNVNFMARNLTTQVRGIVKVVTAVANGDLRQKLVVEAKGEVAALAETINNMTDTLGTFAEQVSTVAREVGVEGKLGGQARVPGVAGTWKDLTDNVNFMASNLTTQVRGIVRVVTAVANGDLTQKLIVDAKGEVAALADTINNMTDTLGTFAEQVSTVAREVGIEGKLGGQARVPGARGTWRQLTDNVNQLAGTLTSQLRAISDVATAVTKGDLTRSITVVAEGEVAALKDNINQMIVNLRETTQKNQEQDWLKTNLAKFSGMMQGQKSLDAVSRLIMSELTPLVSAHHGAFFLMDTDGGTPVLKLTSTYAYRERKHIANRFRLGEGLVGQCALERKTILLTHVPADYITISSGLGESAPLNIIVLPVLFEGEVKAIIELASFHTFSVIHQIFLDQLTESIGVVLNMITANMRTEQLLQQSQGLTQELQSQSKELTQQQDALKRSNTELEEKAKLLEEQNRRVEEKNNEVERARVSLEEKAEQLTVISRYKSEFLANMSHELRTPLNSLLILAKLLSDNKDGNLSTKQVEYANTIYASGGDLLTLINEILDLSKVEAGKMQVEPRDIVLTELNQFIDRGFRPVAEQKGLAFTVEVAPGTPYSIRTDPQRLQQVLKNLLSNAFKFTDEGSVRMTVKLADPGTKLEHEVLKRSRHVIAFSVVDTGIGIAKDKQRLIFEAFQQADGSTARKYGGTGLGLSISREIAKLLGGEIHVYSEPRKGSVFTLYLPPEYVAPDDDALALPSPLEPLSSVSLDTPPSTPTPPPVPMGPSPAENGHVLDAALPPPMESLLPPLAVEDDREHIRDGDRVLLIIEDDLKFARIMVQLAREKGFKALVATRGDTGLSMANEFQPHAVTLDIQLPVVDGWSVLDRLKRNARTRHIPVHIISVMDKHLGNAQGAFGYLTKPVSKEGLERVFSQLARFLERTERRLLLVEDDDVQRSSLVSLLADGGDVQVTAVATGQEVLQKLEEGEYDCLVIDLLLPDMDGIKLVEEVKTQQRFRDLPIVIYTGKELTAKDEVRLRRYTGSVILKSGTKSPEQLLSDTALFLHRLDQNLPPRARAALAQRSEQAAELVGKKVLVVDDDMRNIFALTSVLENHGMQVVFAENGRAAIETLEHHRDVDVVLMDVMMPEMDGYETMRAIRKDARYASLPIIAVTAKALKDDREKCMAAGASDYLPKPVDTDKLLELIRLWVAA